ATAACTGAACCTGCAGGTCATGAGAAAGCATACAGCATGGTTAAGAGGGTCGAGACATTATCCATTGTTAGTTTTAAGCGAAACCAGTCACATTCCTTCTAACCTAGGATAATGCAGGCATGCATCtcattattaatgtattaaatgtatatGGCTGGCCTAtaatattattagttattaCTTAGTCCATAGAAGACTGTAGACCATGTAAAACATCGCAGACCCTGAGGCTctaagtaaatgtatttttcaacgTTCATAATGAAGTTTATGCCTGTGGGTACTGGGATAGCCCATTAGATATCTGTTCGGGGGCACAAGTACCTGTAGAGGACTCAGATTGCAGTAATAGTCCTGAATTATTTTAGGCGGAAGGTCCTGGAGGACGTCCTCCTTCATCCTCCTGAGAAGGAAGGGTAGCACCTGCCGATGTAGGGCCTCCATCGCCAGGACACCTGAGAGGAAGGACCCAATATTAACCAGTTAATGGCCAAGTCCTAGTATAAGTCTGGGATGGTAGGGAAGGCATTATTCAGCTAGAAACAGAGCACGTGAGCGAGTGCGGGCAGGGAATGCCAGGATTTTGGATAAATGCAGAGTGGATTTTTAAAGTGGTGCATCACCTTATCTCCCCCGCTGCTCAAACTAGGAGTTGGACGCATGCCGAAACTTGTCTGTGTTACCGCAGCACAGTACCTGCATATGAACATGCCCGCCCTCCATCTCCATGCTGCTAGTGCTTGACATCCAACTGACTTTTTGATTGCGGAGCTCTGGGCACGAAGGGAGGGTGGGTGCCGTTTATCtgataaatagttttttttcttttttgggacGAGAAGTGAGTGATTTGAGCAGAGCAGGGTGAAATCTGAATGCACAGAGTAATTTAGTGGAGCGGCCGGGAGTGGCTTTAATGGGGAAACGGAGGGAAGGAACAGCTTTGTGAGTGAGGGGTGGAAATTCTCACTGCTCACATGCTCTGGTTAGGAAATAAACAATGACACCTGCAACATTTACATACCCGCCTCCTGTTCCCGTGAAGAACTTTTGGCGTCACGGCTGGCCAGGATTGGTTTTCCATAGCGAGCGGCAAACTGCCGTTCTGTTCCAAGGAAGCCCGGCATGAGGAAGTCAAACAATGACCAGAGTTCCAGGACATTGTTCTGGGGATACACACAGAGTGGTAAAATAGTCACGCTCTGACTAATAAACATGAGGAAAGAAGAACAATTTCAACAGCAGGACAGCAAAGACCTCACCTGAATGGGCGTTCCAGACAAGATGACTCGGAAGTTGGCAGCCAACTGCTTAATGGCTTTGGAAAGTTTGGTTTTCCCATTCTTGATGACATGACCCTCATCAAGGATACAGTAATTAAATTTGATatttctaaaaataataaaataaaaaaaaaacacacacaaaaaagttcAAACTATAACTGAGCACATTCCTCCAAAAACACAGATATTAGAATTAGAATGATTCTCACCTAAAAAAGTCAATGTCATTCCGAACAACGTCGTAGGAGGCTACTATaagattgtgttttttcacttgGTGCTGCAACCTGGAAAAGTAAATGTTTGTTAGGATCATGAATGTTGTGTACATGagacatgtgtttgtgttacattcTGTAAACCAACATTAATGTATAATAATGAATCCAAAacagtattgaaaaaaaaggatttgttcTTCTGAACAGTTTTATTCCACTGTATCTGTTACCAGTTAGGAAACCTTTAGGACAAGAATATAAATCATTCTGTGTGCTGACAAGACAAGTTTTAAAGTCTGATTAAGCTTTACCGCATTCGTTCTGTAGGAGGTCCAGTGTAGTGCAGTGGGTTGAGGTACTCTTTGGTGCAGAATTTGCCCACCTCATCCACCCAGTGGCCAGTCAGTGTGGGAGGACACACCACCAGAGAGGGCAGGGGGGTGCTGTCTGCAGCCTTAGTCTTGGCATACTCCTGTACCCTGAATAGACATCAAACATACACAAGGCCGATTCAAGTTTCCTTACATGGCACACCATAACAAAAGAGAACAAGCGTTTCAAAGAACAAAGATCAAAACAAGTACCAGTATGTTAAAACTGCGACTAACCACTGTCAAACTCTGCTTTGTCTATTGTTTAACAGCACAGCATGAGGCTGGCTCATTGAGGTCATGAAGGAATAGCATAGTACAAGACTTTGTCTATGTCTGTATGTACATTGTGAATATGAAAGACAGTGTACATTaacttaaagagaaaaaaagccagCCTTATCAAACCGCAATGCTTAGGTAGTGCAGTCCTTACTGTGATTTGGTAGTGGTATATAGTATGTTAATACTTGACATTGATTACATCCACAAGCATTTAAACAATATGGATAAATTAtatgcaatatactgtatattgtgtgtgtgtgtgcatacatacatacatacatacatatatacacacacacacacacacatatatacacacacatacacacatatacataaaagAAATCCTATATGGATTATATGTTTGGACTCATTTTACTCCTCAATTATAAAATGTTCTTTACAAGTCTTAAAGCTGTGCATTTACAATATAGGGAACAATCATATGAGTGATGTTGGATCTGAATGGTACCATTTACTGTGTCTAGCCACAAAGAAGAAAGTCCAAACAACAATAGCAGTTATAGTGCTGTTTGCACTACCTGAGGTAGTGATCTCCTGCCAGAATGCAGATGGACTGCAGTGTCTTGCCAAGGCCCATGTCATCACACAGGATCCCGTGCAGCTTGTATTTGTTCAGGAAGGACAACCAGTTCACTCCGTCCTGCAAGATGACACAAAGACCCACAATGTAGACATGAAAAAAGCAACCCATCTATTGTAACTGCAGTTGGTTTCAGAGTGACATTTTCTCCTGAGTAAGTTAAGTTAATTGGCAGCAGTGTGTTTGTCCAGTAGTAGTATGGTAGTAGAATTTTAATTAGCTTTCCGCACTGCTCCATTTAAAGAGATGGATGGCTGGTCTCAGCAGAGCAGCCAGCAACTACCCTTTCTAGACAGAACCAGCACACACATACCCCATCTCTATTTGGCTGCAAGAAAATTTACTCTGAAGAAAACTATTTGTTGTCAATgcctctttttttatatacattgcCAGCAAGCGGCATTTAAAGCAAAACATCATCCCTGAATCTGGCAGAATAATGATCAGTTGTCTAGCTGTCCAAGTGTTCCAGGGTTTTATAATGTGTAATAGGTTGGGCATCAATTTAACTGTTAAAAGTAATGCTCACATCCTCTATTTCTAAAGAATAttggaaggaaggaaaaacacacacgcacacttaaGAACTGAGTCTTTACTTATTTATTGCACTGACATAAAGGATAGATTTtatatttatgcttttttaaatatacatttgctTTTATATTTATGCTGTTATATTTGAGTAGCATACTGTATCTGTACAGGCATGAATATGCTTGTAATGGTACCTTAGAAGTATGTATGGATAAGCAGTGCGTATGCATTTTTTGAAgaatttgtttgcattttaagtAGAAGCGGTCAATGAGCTAatgtttttcacattgtttgtgttctgtgttgttttactGTCCACAAAGTTTTGTGATTTCCAACCCAAATGTCTCCGAAGGGACCAAATAAAGAAACCGTGACCTTGATTTATCATACAATTTATATGCTTGAGGAGGTATTGCAAAGACACAAGTGGGCACATAAAAAGGACACACACCTGCTGGTACTTCCTGAGCTCAGCCTTAATGGGCACAGGAATCTTGTAGTTCTCCAATTTTCTGCTATCTAGAAGTTGCTCTAGGAAGCTGCGTTCTCTGGCCTTCTGGCAGATCAGGTCAGCTGACATGGCTGGAGGGTCTGGTATACCTGCCTGGTGGACAACAAGGTCTTTTTTACAGACATTCTTAACTTtgcataataaaaacatttatttttagcataCCATTTGTGTGCTCCTACCTCAAGGGGCAACAGACGGATGAGTGTAGCAAAGCACTGGGTTGCCATAAACCGGATGCTATCACTGGGGTCACTCATACGGCCCAGCACTGGTACTACGAGCAGCACAATGTAGGGTACAATGTCTACATCAAGCTGCTCCATGACACCTGGAGAGAAGTTAGTCAAGGACAGTATTGTACAAAGATAACACAGCAACTACAAGGTTGATGCTTTAAATAACAATTAGCTTTAAAAATAGCAGTACTGCATAATATGTGTTATGGAATGCATATAGTGTGCCATGCTAAGACAAATTGAATCAAAAGGTATTATTTTACTGTGTAAAGGATACAGGCTAGAGACTCGATGGCACCCTCCTGTTTGGTACAGTCCTCAATAGCACCTAACCAGGGGAGTACACATTCAAGGAAACCGTTCATGGTCTCCAGCATGGCTATCTTACTGAGCACGCCAACACAGCGGGCCGCCATATGACGCACCGCTGTGTACGGGTGCTGTAGGCAAGTGAATAGATGGGGTAGGTGCTCCAGTAgctatagaaaaaaagaagaaaaaaaagacagatttaatCATTTGCTTACATTATGTTAGTTGTTGGTTTAAGATGCCTTAATGAATTTCCACAGACTTACCAAAGGTTTGAGTTCAGCGGCCATGGCCGCAGCCATGACTTCCAACACTTGTAGAGAGTTCACCAGTTCCTGAGCTGCAGCGTCTCCCCTCTCAAGCTGGACCAGCCTGTCTACAACACATAATAGACACAAATTGATTCATAGGATAGACTACAAACATCCTGGACTTCCTTAACCTAGGGGAATTTAATTGATATACACAGATATAAGGCAACCCGTCTTATAACTGATCATATATACAGTTCATGCTATGAATCATGAGGCAACTTCACATACAGAGCTTTACATCTGAAATGCTACAATTAACGTCTATTTAAGACAAAATGTCTACAGGCCAGTTAAAATACTTGTAGGTCAAGTGTTTACCCTTCAAGAAATAGCAGTTACAAATTTATATTCCAAGATTCAAATCTGATCAACACAATCAACATACCAATGCGTTGATTTTCAGTCACTACTGTCTTCAGTGGCCCCACGGTGTTCTCCCATAGGTATGGCAGAGACTTGGTGAAGTCTGCACCAAAGTGCCTGGCGACCGTTGTAAGGGAGAACTCTGCCCCTCGTCTCTGAATAAGAAATGGCTTCTTGCTCTAAAAAGGgaacatacaatataaaaaggtaaaacacaATTTGTTGTGGATTGGACTTAAATGtgaggaaaatgtactttagtAGCCGTCTGTACCTCATCATTGTCAGTGCTAATGGTGCAGCCAGGAGGAAGCTCTGTGGTGGGGGCTTTTGGGGCTTTAGGGGCTGGCCCCCTCTTACTGGTAATGGCAAACGCAGCCCTTTGGTGACGGTACAGGGTGATGATGCCTCGGGTTTTGTTGACCATGTGATGCATGCAGTCTTTCTCTAGCCCACTGCCTAATGAAGAGAGTAACATACTCAGTAGTAAGCAAGCACTTATTAATTGTTGACACATGATTATTGTAAGGTTGCtcgggcctgttgcacgaaaccaggataagggattaagccggaatattcaagttatcctggatgaatttagctttgacttggttgcacaaaaccaggttgaattaaacccaaccatggagatttattatttacggctagcctggtccagagcaggctaacagccaggctaagattaatcctggtgtctcatgtgttaaatcagctgccgctcTGATCCCAAATTAACGTGTTTAAGTTATTACGTTGTTTTCTGAATGTGttccaatttatttttattaacatgcaataTCTGTCACTATTTTTGtcatgagtttgatttaaacccctactattgcagttgtttagatggttagaaatggttgcactggcaccctgatgcggagtgggacttttcccagTGGGATGGTAGTGTTTCAAAGCTGCCTGGCGTGCGGCCGCTGCCTGGTGGCCGTTGCCCGATGGCCgctgcctgccggcagaccttTGAGTCGCGttagtgtccactctctctgtaaaagtagagatgcgCGGCGTCCGTGGTCTGTGCAGCtccaggtttatacaggacgcgctccggagattaagtgtgacaatattaatgtagcgatattcccagacgattataatggcagactggtcagagaccaatacattcatgatttcattttcttgttgcttgtccttctctaataaaaaggacagtttgtgttattCCTTAAAATGTAGGTCTAATATTTTTTATCATAGCTTACTTTGGTTCATAACCTTCTCCTAAGTCCCATCACTGGGCCAATAACGTGGGCTACATACgtatagtgtagtttacattcataaCACCGGAAAACCCAAATGACTCATGAGTGACTAGTAGGccaagtagatatttttacatccttacacaTTTAGTCGGTCCGCTATAGTCCGTTGGACTTTTTCTCTCCGTTCGATAACGGCAGCAATATTTTGCATATTCtatgcttcacctcctcgttactttccattaaaagctgctgctcattgggtgaaacatatgcctcatgcgtcttctccatttctgcataagtaaatctgtgattgataccgtggtctatgtgagaaagccgtgaacgtgcacttatcccagctatctacacctggcttgagatagcttcacctgttcatcctggctttgcaaacgtgcaaccgattaagccgcgatgagcagatcacacaTAGTCAAGCttcgctttttcacttatcctggatatcttcaTTCTGATTTCCTGCAACAGGCCCCAGTTGTACTCTgaattttaaaaatacagaaaaaaaaacctatGCTGTGTATTCATAAGTCAGTGGAATGcttaaaatgtcactgaaaaCCTAATTTTGAAATCCCACTGGTAGGTCACACATTGATTAAAATTAAGGACATCATTCCCAAGCTTAAACAACTCTTACCTTTGGCATTTTCCTGTGTAGGGGGTACGGGGCAAGCAGATGAGGGTGTAACTGCAGAGTCCACGCAGGCCGAGGCACAGAGGTTTTTGATGATCTTGGGATTGGGGCACGGCGAGCGTGCAGCACACTGTTGCAGCAGCTTGGCTATAAAGGAAGCAGCATATCCCTGGATCAGGGTGTTCTCCTCCCGCTTGATGGTTTCCATCAGAGGCCTGACCAGTGGGTTGAGCTTGTCGGGAAGAACCTGTAGGTTAATTACTGCACAGGCTGCGAACATGTGGACTCGCAGATGCAACTGCTGCCATTCTGTGTTGGTCTCCATCACGGTTACTTGAGCCTGCTGCCGTTTACCATCCAATGCCTGCCACTGACTGGACTTTACGTTCAGACCCGCTGTTGACTCTGTAAAGATGGTGGTTACCTAGGGAACAAGAGGGGGGAGAAGATGAGAGTGTCTGGAATGGGAGCAATCCATTACAGAGCGCAACATCCATTGACATTTGAAGCCAAGAATCACCTAGGTACCAGACCATTACCAGAGCCATTCGTTCACGAAAATAAAACCTGGACAGAAACAATTACAGCTGGATGATATGGAAAAACTGTCATGATAATAGTAGCCAAATACCTTAAAAAGTCAGCTTTCAGTGTAAACTACATTTTTGGAGTCATGTTCCATTATGTTGACGAACATTGGGgaaaaataattacaatgtctatatttaaatatattctaTAAAACCTAAAACACTAAACAGTCAGACAGCCCTGTTTGAAGATGATTTTTTGGAAACCATGATGAATCTGAAAAATGAAACTGCACGCTTCACACAACCATTAAGTTTGTCAGTTTACATGCCTGCTCAAAAATcatatgttgtttgtttcaggAGTGACATCCCACCATCAATTGACCTACATTTGATTAATGAAAAGTTTTCTGCGTCATCCAGTCAAGGCAAGTTTTCTTGTGTGGCTGGACCTACCAGTTCATTGGCTTGATCAATAGTGAAAACACTACAATTGAGGCGGTCTTGCAGGTCTATATTGGCATCAGCCAACAGTGCAATTAGCTGCTTGCACTCATTCTGCATGCGTGTGAATGGGATGGCAATCTCATCATAGTACAACTGCTCTGACAGAATGGCCAGAAGACGAGGCTGCACCATGGCTGACACCACCTGACAAtcctgaaagagagagattaaaaaagtaaaatgtattagACCTCTGAATGCCTGATTTGGTAATGCTCACACTACATCCAAAAAGAGCCAAACATGTTTTCCACAATTAACAAACTCCGTGTCTAAGCTTTTCACCTTCTGCAGTGCAGCCCACTCGCAAAGCACCAGAGCCACAGCTATGCGCTGCAGGGCAGACTTAGAGTTGAGGTGGAAGAGCAACAGGTGACCTAAAGACTCAGCTGGTCGGATCTCCTGAGATGCAGCGTTGACCTGAGGGTCACAGATACACCTACACAGAGCCCCCAGCAATCTGGATTACACAGACAACGAGATTGGGGAAACTGTCAGAACTGTTAGCATCTTTAAAAACACGTTATCTAGCAATTCAGCTTTCtttattgctttaaagaaaatcaCACGTTCCCCTCAAGATCAGGACTTTTTTCCCTTCCAATGCAAAAACCAAAACTTACTTGGCGGCCATGAGGCGAGAACGGACCACTACATAGTCCCTTGTCACTGGGTCGTCTGTCACCGTCTCTGCACCTGCTATATACTCTTGGACCGTTTCCTTCACCTGATTGGTTCCTTGACGTGCCTTTGCACCAGCCTTGTCCTGTTGCAACAACACAAGATTTATTATAGAGTTAGCTTCCTTCCTgtcactaagtgtgtgtgtgtgtttgcttcacACCCCGGGCAGCATCATCTCACACACCAAGAGGGTTGAAATGTCAAACATGTTATTACccaactgacacacacacacacacacacacacacacacacacacacacacgcacacgcacacacacgcacgcacgcacacgcacgcacacgcgcgcgcgcacacacgcacacacgctcacTCGTAAAGTTGGTGTCTGTTAAACAGAcagagtaggcctgcacgaAATTGGAAAAATCTTACATTGCGATTCCCCCCCGCGACATATGTTTCgatatggaaaaagaaaagtaatttttaaaagattacataAATAGCTCTGTTTGGAAATAAATCAGTCTTGACTACTGCGGTGAATTTGCaagggagtgcatctacatagaaggaaaaaaatgaaaaaggatcttttctaatgtgaaccattctttgttgaactttaatgctttacaaacgacaaagcaagtaagcgctgtgactaacgttactcttctgaagtgattttggagagggatgttaggtagaaatacgctagttgactagcatgacaccttgtatttatataatattaaatccaggctaacgtgaatgacagtgactgcatgttgcttcctctaaatttacTCATCAAAAACTACGCGCATAACTGCgtcagctgctgcctacggtacttttctacacacagagagcatcacttcccataacaataaaccccatcggactaacgtcacatacacacgctgcccacatggctacctgtctaaaggggaagggtcggaccgtaataatcatgtaaaaggagatcggtgaaagtttacttttctatcaagcagcaaaaaaggattatgtcaacatcgcaacgtcctgTGATGTGACTATTTTAAGACTATTGCGCATGCGCACATAACAACGTCGATGCTAAAACAgaatatcgttcagccctacaGCAGAGGTCTCCTCTGGGTGCCTTGGTGTCAGACCCAAATGGGCGCCAATGGACGCAGTTATGACTGGGGGTTACACACCCACGCGGTCCCAAAGGCTTGAAGCTGACACCCATACATGTCCcagacagaaaataagaaagGAAATACAGGCAGAGGCGAGGGTCTCTGTAAATACAAGCACCACACATTTCTAGTGGGTCATTAAATATTGATTGCGCAGGAATtacttttgtacatttgtgtgtaaatCTATACATTGTTTAAGAAAACCCTACATATTCTTTTAAGCTCAGTTTTCCTAAATCTTGACTGTAACATTTTATTCATGTCACTGGCTAGAATTGCTATCATCTAGCAGATATTGTCCTTTGTCCTGGAGCATCAGTTTGCATCTAAAAAAGGACACAACCCCACCCTCATACATTATAAATCCAGAAGATTGGCCAAGAATAGAACAATATACAGTTCTTATTTGTAGCTAGATACAACTGAATAATAAGTGTCCAACCTTGGAGCGAGCCTTCACTTCCAGCAGCATGTTCAGGTCTATGGGCATGTGTGAGGCCTGCATCAtgagacagagccaggctcCCATCCATGGACAGCTGGCTGCTACCACGTATTGCTGTGGGGCCTGAGACAGCAGCTCACTCCACACCTGCCAAGTGACGTCCATTAACAATTCATAAGGGCAAAATCAAAAAGGTCATCCATATTCGATGAAAGAAAAGTGAGAATGTCCGTATTGTTTCTTGTTTCCATTTTTCAAAATTAGGACATCTAATTCGTCAGTTTACCCTAAGAAGAAGTGAGGGTGAGGCAACAAACCTTTTGAATCAGTTCAAGGATTTCCTCATTGCTCTCCAGTATACAGGACTGGAAGATGTGCCGCAGCATGTCTTGTAGGATGGGGTTGATCCACATCGCACAgctctgaaaaataaaaacaaaaaaacactggcttATTATACATCCCATTGCCAGCATTCAAACTCAACTAAAAAGATTTGAAAGTAACACTGGCTGTTAAGAATAAACCATATGAAAATCTATGTAGTTGATACTTTGTTAAATCCTGTAGAAGATTAACAAGTACTTTGCCAGATTTAAAATTATACCCAATTGCTGCAAGTCAACTTTACCTCCTTAGCTTTAGACAGCAGTGTGAAAAGGGTTTCCAGTGCTGCCCGTCTTACTGATGATATAGTGTGTCTCAAGAACGGCCAAACCCGAGGGACCAGGACTGTTAATGACTGCTGCATGCTAGAGTGGACAAGAAAGTGTGTCAGTAAACATACACCCTCAGAAAGGGACATGCAAGAACATCATTAGGGTAGGGATGTAATCATAGACTCAAATGAAACACAGTAACACATCATTTACTTGTTAGCAGTTACAGGTTTAAAAtgctaacggtaggctaacgtCCAATTGTCCATCAAATTGTGTTTGCAGAAAGTGCACTCAGTGATGGGCGTGCACTGTCTGTGTGCTTTTATGTAAAGACCAAATGAAGTTCAGCCAAACTCTTGGCACAGTTCTGATACTACACTTGACACAACCACAGAATACAGAGAAGACAGCTTGCCTACCTTCAGCTGAATGACAATAGACAAGCCAAGTCAGAATAGTAAGATCCTTGTGAAACAGAGTACATGCTAAGGCCCATGGAAAACTGCATTTCACATGCAACACAATCACATCTCTTCTGATTTATTGTTTAAGTCAACAGTATCCAAACTTGTCAGTGATTTTCCTTTGTCCCGCTTGTTGTACATATATTTTAGCTAGGAGCATTATACATTTGTTCAATAAAGTTCTCAAAATGAGACAAATCCCAGCATGGTGTCTCTTTAGAGTCTTACACCATtcaaaaaattatgattttgaGCAGGGTTCTTGCAGGTTTTAGGAAGTcaattttaaaaaccttttcaagacattttaagaacGTAAAGATTGAAATTTAAGACAAACAACGCAATTTGCAGAGAGTGTCGTACCTGGAGTTGGGGACTTAAATCCAAGGCTTTTTTATACCATTTCAAATTAAAGTCAAAGCCAAATTTGTACCCATTCCGACAGAAGGAGGTgaaaaattttaaatttgaatgactttcaaacCGTAGAAAATAATTATCTTCAAGTAGGcttcttaaaataaatcaagcACACCGAGCAGAGtaatgctctcacacacacacacattatcttTGCAGATACTCCCGCTCGTCTAGCGAATAAGCCATTAGCCTAGTTAGTTTGAGTTTTGTCTTAGTGCGCCTAGCAGCCAGCCAGGCTCCAACACACAGCGACACATTCCGAAAATCCTCCGCTCAGTTTTACCGCTAACCCACCGGTATCTGTCAGAAAGGCGTGTTTACTTTGTGTCTTGGTCCAGTTAAGTTTTTCTACACGTATGCATGGCCCTAGCCAAACTTCTAAGGGCATCGTTCTGCTCTAGAGCTCTGCTTTATAGGCTACCAGGCAATACTTTCTTTCTGTGGCAAGCGTTTCTGGAAATGAACGaggtaaaacctttttaaaacctgacTAAATTAAATGTAGGACCTCGGATGAAAATCTagcaatttttaaaacatttgaaggCCTTAAATATTAagaattttagactttttaagaccctgtGGGAACCCTGTTTGAGGCAGTAGCACTTATTGCATGGACTTCTGTGAGACTGACCTGCACTGGCGGACCTGCGGGTAGGTGAGCAGTGAGGACAGCAATGTCATGATGCTGTTGGTGGAAGCAGTGAGGTCATCCAGGTCCAAAAGAGCATCCCATAGTGTGTTCACGATGAAGGGTACctaagacacatacacacagaaaagtTTACAGAAGTTGAAAAATAACTGCCTGCAGGTGTCAAACTGAAACATGATACAGATTTATTGTTCAAAAGGTTCTAATATTGCATCTCTGACCTTATTGGGAAGTAGCTGTACCAAGCCTTCCACCACAGGGATTAGAGCTGCAGCTGCCACGGCCCTGACATCATCATCTAGGTCCTGTAGGCCTACAGTGATGGCAGGGAGCACCCGGGGAAGTAAAACAGAGATCAGGTCCTGTGAGacaagaaaacagacagatgaAGATCAGCGTAACTGTATGATAAGATAATaacataatttgtttattagtgcccaatggggaaattactgcactacactctgtgtacacacttttgttgttagtactcacacacaggcctgaaacacacacacatgctcagaacctatacatgcactatacatggagagatgtctgagtaagtgggctgccagctgaaccagcgccctgagcggtgggggggggtacagtgccttgctca
This portion of the Etheostoma cragini isolate CJK2018 chromosome 17, CSU_Ecrag_1.0, whole genome shotgun sequence genome encodes:
- the btaf1 gene encoding TATA-binding protein-associated factor 172; the protein is MAVSRLDRLFILLDTGTTPVTRKAAAQQLGEVVKLHPHELNSLLSKVLTYLRSPNWDTRIAAGQAVEAIVKNIPEWNPVPKPKEEDLSPEDSSCDRLSFYHFDISRLLKHGASLLGSAGAEFELQDDKTGEMDPKERLARQRKLLQKKLGLDMGAAIGMDTEDLFNDEDLDYRCQPTGLKAHGSKATAGSSSHNHVPIQASELIDSEFRPGMSSRQKNKAKRMAKLVAKQRSKDVDPNEKSNDSLEGEPEEKRRKITNVVIDQPATQHNVLIDNVPDNSSLLEEMQEWPLESFSEELCNDLFNPSWEIRHGAGTGLREIIKSHGAVGGKLVGSTAEQMSRQHQEWIEDLVIRLLCVFALDRFGDFVSDEVVAPVRETCAQTLGVALRHMNETGVSMTVDVLLTLLKEDQWEVRHGGLLGIKYALAVRQDLISVLLPRVLPAITVGLQDLDDDVRAVAAAALIPVVEGLVQLLPNKVPFIVNTLWDALLDLDDLTASTNSIMTLLSSLLTYPQVRQCSMQQSLTVLVPRVWPFLRHTISSVRRAALETLFTLLSKAKESCAMWINPILQDMLRHIFQSCILESNEEILELIQKVWSELLSQAPQQYVVAASCPWMGAWLCLMMQASHMPIDLNMLLEVKARSKDKAGAKARQGTNQVKETVQEYIAGAETVTDDPVTRDYVVVRSRLMAAKLLGALCRCICDPQVNAASQEIRPAESLGHLLLFHLNSKSALQRIAVALVLCEWAALQKDCQVVSAMVQPRLLAILSEQLYYDEIAIPFTRMQNECKQLIALLADANIDLQDRLNCSVFTIDQANELVTTIFTESTAGLNVKSSQWQALDGKRQQAQVTVMETNTEWQQLHLRVHMFAACAVINLQVLPDKLNPLVRPLMETIKREENTLIQGYAASFIAKLLQQCAARSPCPNPKIIKNLCASACVDSAVTPSSACPVPPTQENAKGSGLEKDCMHHMVNKTRGIITLYRHQRAAFAITSKRGPAPKAPKAPTTELPPGCTISTDNDESKKPFLIQRRGAEFSLTTVARHFGADFTKSLPYLWENTVGPLKTVVTENQRIDRLVQLERGDAAAQELVNSLQVLEVMAAAMAAELKPLLLEHLPHLFTCLQHPYTAVRHMAARCVGVLSKIAMLETMNGFLECVLPWLGAIEDCTKQEGAIESLACVMEQLDVDIVPYIVLLVVPVLGRMSDPSDSIRFMATQCFATLIRLLPLEAGIPDPPAMSADLICQKARERSFLEQLLDSRKLENYKIPVPIKAELRKYQQDGVNWLSFLNKYKLHGILCDDMGLGKTLQSICILAGDHYLRVQEYAKTKAADSTPLPSLVVCPPTLTGHWVDEVGKFCTKEYLNPLHYTGPPTERMRLQHQVKKHNLIVASYDVVRNDIDFFRNIKFNYCILDEGHVIKNGKTKLSKAIKQLAANFRVILSGTPIQNNVLELWSLFDFLMPGFLGTERQFAARYGKPILASRDAKSSSREQEAGVLAMEALHRQVLPFLLRRMKEDVLQDLPPKIIQDYYCNLSPLQVQLYEDFAKSRAKASVEDSIANTSTEEEEKPKLKATGHVFQALQYLRKLCNHPSLVLTPQHPEYKRITEQLAGQNSSLRDLQHAPKLSALKQLLVDCGLGGGAGSEGGTEAVVAQHRVLIFCQLKSMLDIVEHDLLKPKLPSVTYLRLDGGVQAGLRHAIVSRFNNDPSIDVLLLTTHVGGLGLNLTGADTVVFVEHDWNPMRDLQAMDRAHRIGQKRVVNVYRLITRGTLEEKIMGLQKFKMSIANTVISQDNASLQSMGTDQLLNLFSLDKGEKGEQSASSSGKSSIKSVLDGLGELWDQQQYDTEYNLDSFMHSLH